Proteins from a genomic interval of Pantoea deleyi:
- a CDS encoding putative adenosine monophosphate-protein transferase Fic: MDSNSAVSQDPYLWQHDNVLKNLADIHDAAQLRKAELSFSAARAATLELGPRNPGLPYLRLIHRTLFQDIYSWAGELRTIDIWRDETPFCHFEYIEKEGNALMAALEEEKGLAELPREEFIRRIAHYYCEINMLHPFRHGNGRAQRIFFEQLALHAGYLLSWEETDAESWKAANQAGVAGDLEPLEQVFAKVVSEAA, encoded by the coding sequence ATGGACTCTAACAGCGCCGTCAGTCAGGATCCTTACCTGTGGCAGCATGACAACGTGCTGAAAAACCTGGCCGATATTCACGATGCCGCCCAGCTGCGCAAGGCGGAGCTGAGCTTCAGCGCGGCGCGGGCCGCGACACTGGAACTGGGCCCGCGCAATCCGGGGCTGCCCTATCTGCGTCTGATCCACCGCACGCTGTTCCAGGATATCTACAGCTGGGCGGGTGAGCTGCGCACCATCGATATCTGGCGCGATGAGACGCCCTTCTGCCATTTCGAATATATCGAAAAAGAGGGCAACGCGCTGATGGCCGCGCTGGAGGAGGAGAAGGGGCTGGCGGAGCTGCCGCGCGAGGAGTTTATCCGCCGCATCGCGCACTACTATTGTGAAATCAATATGCTGCACCCGTTTCGTCACGGGAATGGCCGCGCACAGCGCATCTTCTTCGAACAGCTGGCGCTGCATGCCGGTTATCTGCTGTCGTGGGAAGAGACGGATGCGGAAAGCTGGAAAGCGGCGAATCAGGCTGGCGTGGCCGGCGATCTGGAACCGCTGGAGCAGGTGTTTGCGAAAGTGGTGAGTGAGGCAGCTTAA
- a CDS encoding aminodeoxychorismate/anthranilate synthase component II, protein MLLLIDNYDSFTWNLYQYFCELGAEVQVVRNDAITLAQMAALPLTHLVISPGPCTPSESGISLAAIRHFAGQLPVLGVCLGHQAIAQAYGAQVVRARQVMHGKTSAIQHTGQGVFRDLNNPLTVTRYHSLIVQRDSLPDDFEITAWTVRDGEPDEIMGFRHKTLALEGVQFHPESILSEQGHQLLRNFLTQ, encoded by the coding sequence ATGCTGCTGCTTATCGACAACTACGACTCCTTTACCTGGAATCTTTATCAATATTTCTGTGAACTGGGCGCAGAAGTGCAGGTGGTGCGCAATGATGCCATCACCCTGGCACAGATGGCGGCCTTACCGCTGACCCATCTGGTGATCTCGCCAGGTCCCTGCACGCCGTCGGAGTCGGGAATTTCGCTGGCGGCGATCAGGCACTTTGCCGGTCAGCTGCCGGTGCTGGGTGTCTGCCTGGGGCATCAGGCGATCGCCCAGGCGTATGGCGCACAGGTGGTGCGGGCGCGTCAGGTGATGCACGGCAAAACGTCCGCTATTCAGCACACCGGTCAGGGTGTGTTTCGCGATCTCAATAATCCCCTGACCGTGACCCGCTACCATTCGCTGATTGTGCAGCGTGATTCCCTGCCGGACGATTTTGAGATAACGGCCTGGACGGTGCGTGACGGCGAACCCGACGAAATCATGGGATTCCGCCACAAGACCCTTGCCCTGGAGGGCGTGCAGTTCCATCCCGAGAGCATTCTCAGCGAACAGGGCCACCAGCT